The proteins below come from a single Bactrocera dorsalis isolate Fly_Bdor chromosome 5, ASM2337382v1, whole genome shotgun sequence genomic window:
- the LOC105224004 gene encoding membrane-associated protein Hem, with amino-acid sequence MARPIFPNQQKIAEKLVILNDRGLGILTRIYNIKKACGDTKSKPGFLSDKSLESSIKFIVKRFPNIDVKGLNAIVNIKAEIIKSLSLYYHTFVDLLDFKDNVCELLTTMDACQIHLDITQNFELTKHYLDLVVTYVSLMILLSRVDDRKAVLGLYNAAYELQNNQADSGFPRLGQMILDYEVPLKRLSEEFIPHQRLLTNALRSLIAIYPLRNLPADKWREMQKLSLVGNPAILLKAVRTDTMSCEYVSLEAMDRWIIFGLLLNHQMLGQYQEVNKIWISALESSWVIALFRDEVLQIHQYIQSTFDGIKGYSKRIGEVKEAYAVATQKAALMHRERRKFLRTALKELALIMTDQPGLLGPKAIFIFIGLCLARDEILWLLRHNDNPPVTKNKGKSNEDLVDRQLPELLFHMEELRALVRKYSQVMQRYYVQYLSGFDSIDLNIRMQSLQVCPEDESVILSSLYNTASSLTVKQVEDNELFDFRAFRLDWFRLQTYMSVSKAALRITENVELARLLDSMVFHTRVVDNLDEILVETSDLSIFCFYNKMFDDQFHMCLEFPAQNRYIIAFPLICSHFQNCTHEMCPEERHHIRERSLSVVNIFLEEMAKEAKNIITTICDEQCTMADALLPKHCAKILSVQSARKKKDKAKKQFDDIRKPGDESYRKTREDLTTMDKLHMALTELCFAINYCPTVNVWEFAFAPREYLCQNLEHRFSRDLVGMVMFNQETMEIAKPSELLATVRAYMNVLQTVENYVHIDITRVFNNCLLQQTQNLDSHGEKTIAALYNTWYSEVLVRRVSSGNIVFSMNQKAFVPISPEGWVPFNPQEFSDLNELRSLAELVGPYGIKSLNETLMWHISNQVQELKQHVASNKDVLILLRTSFDKPEVMKEQFKRLHDVDSVLQRMTLIGVILCFRNLVHEALVDVLEKRIPFLLSSVRDFQEHLPGGDQIRVASEMASAAGLPCKVDPTLTSTLKSKKPDFDEGEHLVSCLLMVFVAVSIPKLARNETSFYRASIDGHSNNTHCMAVAINNIFGALFTICGENDIEDRMKEFLALASSSLLRLGQESDKEATRNRESVYLLLDEIVKQSPFLTMDLLESCFPYVLIRNAYHAVYKQEQMLGL; translated from the exons ATGGCACGCCCAATTTTTCCAAATcaacagaaaatagctgaaaagcTGGTGATACTCAACGATCGTGGTCTGGGTATATTAACGCgtatatataatatcaaaaaagcTTGCGGCGATACAAAATCCAAACCAGGTTTCCTATCAGACAAATCGCTTGAGTCATCTATTAAATTCATTGTCAAACGTTTCCCCAACATCGATGTAAAGGGTTTAAATGCAATAGTGAATATAAAAGCGGAGATTATTAAATCGCTTTCACTGTATTATCACACTTTTGTTGATTTGTTAGATTTTAAAGATAATGTCTGCGAATTGCTCACCACAATGGATGCCTGCCAGATACATTTGGATATTACACAGAATTTTGAGTTGACAAAACATTATTTGGATTTAGTAGTTACATATGTTTCATTAATGATACTGCTGTCACGCGTTGATGATCGCAAAGCTGTTTTGGGACTCTATAATGCAGCCTACGAACTGCAGAATAATCAAGCAGATTCGGGTTTTCCACGTCTGGGACAAATGATATTAGATTATGAAGTGCCGTTGAAACGTTTATCGGAAGAGTTCATACCGCATCAGCGCTTGCTAACCAATGCACTGCGTTCGCTTATCGCTATTTACCCATTAAGAAATTTGCCTGCTGATAAGTGGCGTGAAATGCAAAAACTCAGTTTAGTGGGTAATCCAGCAATATTGCTAAAAGCTGTGCGCACCGACACAATGTCCTGCGAATATGTTTCACTTGAAGCGATGGATCGTTGGATAATTTTTGGCCTGTTGCTGAATCATCAAATGCTCGGACAGTATCaggaagtaaataaaatttggatATCTGCTTTAGAATCGAGTTGGGTAATTGCATTGTTTCGTGATGAAGTATTGCAAATACATCAATACATACAGAGCACCTTCGACGGCATCAAAGGTTATAGCAAACGCATTGGTGAAGTAAAAGAAGCATATGCTGTGGCAACACAGAAAGCAGCGCTGATGCATCGTGAACGACGTAAGTTTTTGCGTACCGCCTTGAAAGAGCTGGCGCTTATAATGACTGATCAGCCCGGCTTGTTGGGACCAaaggcaattttcatatttattggtTTATGCTTGGCGCGCGATGAAATACTGTGGCTATTGCGGCACAATGATAATCCGCCAGTGACGAAGAATAAAG GTAAATCCAATGAGGACCTTGTTGATCGTCAATTGCCAGAATTACTCTTTCATATGGAGGAATTGCGCGCTCTGGTGCGTAAATACAGTCAAGTTATGCAACGCTATTATGTGCAATATCTCTCCGGGTTCGACTCAATCGATCTCAATATACGCATGCAGAGTTTGCAAGTTTGTCCGGAGGATGAAAGTGTCATATTGTCTTCGCTGTATAACACCGCTTCAAGTTTGACAGTGAAACAAGTGGAGGACAATGAATTATTTGATTTTCGTGCCTTTCGGCTGGATTGGTTTCGCTTGCAAACTTACATGAGCGTCAGTAAAGCCGCGCTTCGCATAACGGAAAATGTCGAATTGGCACGTTTGCTAGACTCTATGGTTTTCCACACACGTGTTGTGGATAACTTAGACGAGATACTCGTTGAAACCTCTGATCTAAGTATCTTCTGTTTCTACAATAAAATGTTTGACGATCAATTCCATATGTGTTTGGAATTTCCGGCACAAAATCGTTACATTATTGCATTTCCCTTGATTTGCAGTCACTTCCAGAATTGTACGCATGAAATGTGCCCTGAAGAGCGTCATCACATTCGCGAGCGTTCGCTTAGTGTAGTTAACATCTTCTTGGAAGAGATGGCTAAGGAAGCCAAGAATATTATAACAACCATATGTGATGAGCAATGCACAATGGCCGATGCGCTGTTGCCGAAACACTGTGCCAAAATACTGTCAGTGCAATCAGCGCGCAAAAAGAAGGACAAAGCCAAAAAGCAATTTGACGATATACGTAAACCGGGTGATGAGTCGTATCGCAAAACACGCGAAGACTTGACCACAATGGATAAATTGCATATGGCACTGACCGAGCTGTGCTTTGCCATCAATTACTGTCCGACGGTGAATGTGTGGGAATTTGCTTTTGCACCGCGCGAATATCTTTGTCAGAATTTGGAGCATCGTTTCTCGAGAGATCTCGTCGGTATGGTCATGTTCAATCAGGAGACCATGGAAATTGCAAAACCATCGGAACTGTTAGCCACTGTGCGCGCATACATGAATGTGCTACAGACCGTGGAGAATTATGTGCATATCGACATAACGCGTGTATTCAACAACTGTCTTTTGCAGCAAACGCAGAATTTAGACTCGCATGGCGAGAAGACCATAGCGGCATTATATAATACatg GTACAGTGAGGTACTGGTGCGTCGTGTCTCCTCCGGCAATATAGTCTTCTCCATGAATCAGAAAGCATTTGTGCCCATATCGCCCGAAGGTTGGGTGCCTTTTAACCCACAAGAATTCTCCGACCTCAACGAATTGCGTTCATTGGCCGAACTTGTCGGTCCCTACGGCATAAAATCGCTAAATGAAACACTCATGTGGCACATTTCCAATCAAGTGCAAGAGCTCAAACAACATGTTGCCTCCAACAAGGATGTGCTCATATTGCTACGCACAAGTTTCGATAAACCCGAGGTAATGAAAGAACAATTCAAACGTTTACACGATGTCGACAGCGTACTGCAACGCATGACGCTCATTGGTGTGATACTTTGCTTCCGTAATTTGGTACATGAAGCGCTCGTCGATGTGCTTGAGAAGCGTATACCATTCTTACTTAGTTCAGTGCGTGATTTCCAAGAGCATTTGCCGGGTGGCGATCAAATACGCGTCGCTTCCGAAATGGCCTCGGCCGCTGGCTTGCCGTGTAAAGTCGATCCGACGCTAACCAGCACTTTGAAATCGAAAAAACCCGACTTCGATGAAGGCGAACATTTAGTGTCATGCTTACTGATGGTTTTCGTTGCTGTCTCTATACCGAAATTGGCGCGCAACGAAACGTCATTCTATCGCGCCTCCATCGACGGGCATTCGAATAATACACACTGCATGGCAGTGGCGATCAATAATATATTCGGCGCGCTATTCACCATTTGTGGTGAGAACGACATCGAGGATCGCATGAAAGAGTTCTTGGCATTGGCGAGCTCTTCGCTATTGCGTTTGGGTCAGGAATCGGACAAGGAGGCGACACGCAATCGCGAATCGGTGTATTTGCTCTTGGACGAGATTGTAAAACAATCGCCTTTCCTCACGATGGATCTGCTGGAATCTTGTTTCCCATATGTGCTCATACGCAATGCATATCATGCGGTCTACAAGCAGGAACAAATGTTGGGACTTTAA
- the LOC105224002 gene encoding transmembrane protein 161B translates to MAVLGAQLVITLLTLSVIQKISPHFSFAKWLLCATGLYRYLHPSDDELRTLAGVPKEKHTKGGGKGNKGYEARNGAGQFHIPRNLEVQLETTPVVARDVVHLRYYTEYQWLVDFSVYAAVVYILSEVYHYYFPLKNEFNLSMIWCLLVIFFSLKLLSSLTWLYFQNEESIGERSMVIVACLVYLLIAMIVLIIDERHLETGLEHAYSSFNASASEFLTAQGLPSSGPASKLIVKLCMAVCCGLLGAIFTFPGLRMAKMHWDSLKYCSGRKTLQLLLNISFILPFLLIILWIRPISREYLTERVFEGMQKPLLSVEAFETMRLIIVVLVVLLRFALIPIYLQSYLNLAHDKIVDLRKEAGRITNVEYQKKISSIFYYLCVVTLQFAAPLLLCLYLTLMYKSLGEFTWAGILKSSNSSSICTDMCPLSEAPLVIDEVELASTTALPPVATTIMSSMPPSDSGEHIQGEDFNILESANAIHAQWISLKNVFNADVYKGFLGFASWWSYFTLFTSSALGIVYQSYFSKT, encoded by the exons ATG GCAGTGCTCGGTGCACAATTGGTGATTACACTTTTAACGTTGAGTGTTATACAAAAGATTAGTCCACATTTTTCCTTTGCCAAATGGTTATTATGCGCGACAGGGCTTTATAGATATTTACATCCTTCGGACGATGAGCTCCGTACGTTAGCTGGTGTGCCTAAGGAGAAGCATACGAAAGGTGGCGGCAAAGGTAATAAGGGATATGAAGCACGAAATGGCGCAGGACAATTTCATATACCACGTAACTTAGAAGTGCAACTTGAGACAACACCAGTGGTGGCACGCGATGTTGTGCATCTCAGATATTACACCGAATACCAGTGGTTGGTCGATTTTAGCGTTTATGCAGCGGTTGTGTATATTTTATCAGAg GTCTATCACTACTACTTTCCGCTGAAAAATGAGTTCAACCTAAGCATGATTTGGTGCCTGTTGGTGATCTTCTTTTCGCt CAAATTACTCTCATCGCTTACATGGTTGTATTTTCAAAATGAAGAGTCGATCGGTGAACGTTCCATGGTCATAGTCGCCTGCTTAGTTTATCTTCTAATCGCTATGATTGTGCTCATCATAGATGAACGCCACCTTGAGACGGGGCTGGAACACGCATACAGTAGCTTTAACGCAAGCGCTTCAGAGTTCCTTACGGCACAGGGTTTGCCTTCATC TGGGCCCGCATCCAAGCTGATTGTGAAACTCTGCATGGCAGTTTGTTGTGGCCTTTTAGGTGCAATCTTCACCTTCCCAGGTTTACGTATGGCAAAAATGCATTGGGACTCTTTGAAATACTGCAGCGGGCGCAAAACTTTGCAACTGCTGCTCAACATTAGTTTTATCTTGCCTTTCCTGCTGATAATACTCTGGATCCGACCGATAAGCAGAGAGTATCTGACTGAGCGTGTATTCGAGGGCATGCAGAAACCATT gctGTCAGTGGAGGCGTTTGAAACAATGCGCCTGATTATTGTCGTTTTAGTAGTTTTACTACGTTTTGCCTTAATACCCATCTATTTGCAATCTTATTTAAATCTGGCGCATGACAAAATTGTCGATTTACGCAAAGAAGCCGGTCGCATTACAAATGTGGAGTATCAGAAGAAG ATTTCCTCCATATTCTACTACCTCTGCGTGGTCACATTGCAATTCGCCGCACCGCTTTTGCTCTGCTTATATCTCACATTGATGTACAAAAGCTTAGGTGAATTCACTTGGGCTGGCATACTgaaaagcagcaacagcagcagcatttGCACAGATATGTGTCCGTTAAGTGAGGCGCCTTTGGTCATTGATGAAGTGGAGTTGGCAAGTACGACAGCTTTGCCACCAGTTGCCACAACAATAATGAGCAGCATGCCGCCGTCCGATAGTGGTGAACATATTCAGGGCgaagatttcaatattttagaaTCTGCAAATGCTATACATGCGCAATGGAtcagtttaaaaaat GTTTTCAACGCCGACGTGTATAAAGGTTTTCTGGGCTTTGCCAGTTGGTGGAGTTATTTTACACTTTTCACCTCCTCAGCTTTGGGTATTGTGTACCAATCATATTTTAGCAAAACGTGA